A part of Paraburkholderia azotifigens genomic DNA contains:
- a CDS encoding UxaA family hydrolase, whose translation MLTQASSAPQVIRLHPNDDVIIATRQLLPGTRIDAERLVVTGLVPPGHKIATRDIAKGEPVKRYNQIIGVAREAIARGQHVHVHNLGMSEFSRDHAFGVDAHPTDYVAEPAHFMGIRRDDGRVATRNYIGILTSVNCSATVARAIADHFRRDVRPEALADFPNVDGVVALTHGLGCGIDMQGEGIAVLRRTLAGYAVHPNFASVMFVGLGCETNQIDGVLEAAGPAGKEMKLRSFTIQDSGGTRKTIERGVALVKEMLADANRVERVPVPASHLCVGLQCGGSDGYSGISANPALGAAVDRLVQHGGTAILSETPEIYGAEHLLTRRATSQAVGDKLLARIAWWQDYCTRNGGALDNNPSAGNKAGGLTTILEKSLGAVAKGGTTNLVEVYEYAQPVDAKGFVFMDSPGYDPVSATGQVASGANLICFTTGRGSAYGCAPSPSLKLATNTALWERQEDDIDLNCGGVVDGSASIDELGEAIFRMMLDCASGTRSKSELHGYGQSEFVPWQVGVVT comes from the coding sequence ATGTTGACTCAAGCTAGCAGTGCGCCCCAGGTGATTCGTCTGCATCCGAACGACGATGTGATCATCGCGACCCGGCAGCTGTTGCCTGGCACGCGCATCGACGCGGAGCGACTGGTCGTGACGGGACTCGTTCCGCCCGGCCACAAGATCGCCACGCGCGATATTGCGAAGGGCGAGCCGGTCAAGCGCTACAACCAGATCATCGGTGTGGCGCGCGAAGCGATCGCGCGCGGCCAGCACGTTCACGTGCATAACCTCGGCATGTCCGAATTCTCGCGCGATCATGCGTTCGGCGTCGACGCGCATCCCACCGACTACGTCGCCGAGCCCGCGCACTTCATGGGCATTCGCCGCGACGACGGCCGCGTCGCGACCCGCAATTACATCGGCATCCTGACGAGTGTGAATTGTTCGGCCACGGTCGCGCGTGCGATCGCCGATCACTTCAGGCGCGACGTGCGCCCCGAAGCGCTCGCCGACTTCCCGAACGTGGACGGCGTCGTCGCGTTGACACACGGACTCGGCTGCGGAATCGACATGCAGGGAGAAGGCATCGCTGTATTGCGCCGCACGTTGGCCGGCTACGCGGTGCATCCGAACTTCGCGTCGGTAATGTTCGTCGGACTTGGTTGCGAAACCAACCAGATCGACGGCGTGCTCGAAGCGGCTGGCCCGGCCGGCAAAGAGATGAAGCTGCGCAGCTTCACGATTCAGGACAGTGGCGGCACTCGCAAGACGATCGAGCGCGGCGTCGCGCTGGTCAAAGAAATGCTCGCCGACGCGAACCGGGTTGAACGCGTGCCCGTGCCCGCGTCGCATCTGTGCGTCGGTCTTCAGTGCGGCGGTTCGGACGGGTATTCGGGCATTTCGGCGAATCCCGCGCTGGGCGCCGCAGTCGACCGGCTGGTGCAGCACGGCGGCACCGCGATCCTCTCGGAGACGCCGGAGATCTACGGCGCCGAGCACCTGCTGACGCGCCGCGCCACGAGCCAGGCGGTGGGCGACAAGCTGCTCGCGCGGATCGCGTGGTGGCAGGACTACTGCACGCGCAACGGCGGTGCGCTCGACAACAACCCGTCGGCCGGCAACAAGGCGGGCGGCTTGACGACAATCCTCGAAAAATCGCTCGGTGCGGTCGCAAAGGGCGGCACGACGAACCTCGTCGAGGTGTACGAGTATGCGCAGCCTGTCGACGCAAAGGGCTTCGTATTCATGGACTCGCCCGGCTACGATCCCGTGTCGGCGACGGGGCAGGTCGCCTCGGGCGCGAACCTGATCTGCTTCACGACCGGGCGAGGCTCCGCATACGGATGCGCGCCGTCGCCTTCGCTGAAGCTCGCGACCAACACCGCGCTGTGGGAACGGCAGGAGGACGACATCGATCTCAACTGCGGCGGCGTTGTCGACGGAAGCGCTAGCATCGACGAGCTGGGCGAAGCGATTTTCCGGATGATGCTCGACTGCGCATCCGGTACGCGCTCGAAAAGCGAGCTGCATGGCTACGGGCAAAGCGAGTTCGTGCCCTGGCAGGTCGGCGTGGTGACCTGA
- a CDS encoding alpha-hydroxy acid oxidase, which translates to MKRRLYSGRDVNRAHSIDDLRAMARRRLPNFCFEYIEGGAEDEATLRRNRDVFDEIAFLPRTLVNVEHRNQSSTLLGQRTASPFMIGPTGYSGLMFREGDVQLASAAAAAGIPFVLSNASTVALEDVVQRAGGRVWMQVYMYRTREFVAKLAQRSLAAGIEALVVTTDSAVFGKREWDLRNYIKPLMLDWRNKFDVLGHPRWMSNVLWPGGMPRFANLGDLLPPGQTSVKGATITLGQQLDPSLCWDDIRWLRDLWPKRLVVKGVLGAPDALRAIEAGVDGIVLSNHGGRQLDGAVSAMDVLPEVVDQVRGRLAVMLDGGFRRGSDILKAVALGADAVLLGRATTYGLGAGGQPGAARAIKILQTEVDRGLGLLGCSDIAALDRSYLRWRLLSAAQSRVHAGSAHDDAMSLA; encoded by the coding sequence TTGAAACGCCGCCTTTATTCAGGCCGCGACGTGAACCGCGCGCACAGCATCGACGATCTCCGCGCGATGGCACGCAGGCGGCTGCCGAATTTCTGTTTCGAATACATCGAAGGCGGCGCTGAGGACGAGGCGACGCTGCGCCGCAATCGGGACGTGTTCGACGAAATCGCGTTTTTGCCGCGCACGCTCGTCAATGTCGAACACCGCAACCAGAGCAGCACGCTGCTCGGTCAGCGCACAGCGTCGCCGTTCATGATCGGCCCGACCGGCTACAGCGGACTGATGTTCCGCGAGGGCGATGTGCAGCTCGCGAGCGCGGCGGCGGCGGCCGGCATTCCGTTCGTGCTGAGCAACGCGTCGACGGTTGCGCTCGAAGATGTCGTGCAACGCGCGGGCGGCCGGGTGTGGATGCAGGTCTACATGTATCGCACGCGCGAGTTCGTCGCGAAGCTCGCGCAACGCTCGCTTGCGGCCGGAATCGAAGCGCTGGTCGTCACGACGGACAGCGCGGTGTTCGGCAAACGCGAATGGGATCTGCGCAACTACATCAAGCCGTTGATGCTCGACTGGCGCAACAAGTTCGATGTGCTGGGCCACCCGCGCTGGATGAGCAACGTGCTTTGGCCGGGCGGGATGCCGCGCTTTGCGAATCTCGGCGACCTGTTACCGCCGGGGCAGACCAGCGTGAAGGGTGCGACGATTACGCTGGGTCAGCAACTCGATCCGTCGCTGTGCTGGGACGACATCCGCTGGCTGCGTGATCTGTGGCCCAAGCGCCTGGTCGTGAAGGGCGTGCTGGGCGCGCCGGACGCACTGCGGGCGATCGAGGCCGGCGTCGACGGGATCGTGCTGTCGAATCACGGCGGCCGGCAGCTCGACGGCGCGGTGTCCGCGATGGACGTGCTGCCGGAAGTCGTCGATCAGGTGCGCGGCCGGCTCGCTGTAATGCTCGACGGCGGGTTCCGCCGCGGCTCCGACATCCTGAAGGCCGTGGCGCTGGGCGCCGATGCCGTGCTGCTCGGACGGGCGACGACCTACGGCCTGGGCGCGGGCGGCCAGCCGGGCGCCGCGCGCGCGATCAAGATATTGCAAACGGAAGTGGATCGCGGGCTGGGTCTGCTCGGGTGCAGCGATATCGCCGCGCTGGATCGCAGCTATCTTCGCTGGCGGTTGCTGAGCGCAGCGCAATCGCGGGTGCACGCTGGCAGCGCGCACGATGATGCGATGTCACTCGCGTGA
- a CDS encoding ABC transporter substrate-binding protein — MFRKGMKVRAALALALAACMVGSAAHAQVAAGDTSQKKIALSNSFAGNAWRQSMLKSWNAIAQQAVSDKQIAAAPAFTTAENQVTEQAQQVQNLILQGYNAIVIDAVSPTALNGTIKKACAAGIVVVSFDGVVDEPCAYRVNFDFKGWAEQGVDYLANRLNGKGNILEVRGVAGISVDNLMHEGVLDGLKKHPGLKLVGSVNGDWTQSVAQKAVAGILPTLPQVDGVATEGEMSFGIAQAFKAANRPTPPMIIGSTYPELEWWSEQTKTGYQSRSLSNPPGAVSFAFWVAQQVLAGKQIPKDVTINVPLLAISQQELPAKLAATPKGAIADVTYTLPQTVALLDKK, encoded by the coding sequence ATGTTCCGTAAGGGAATGAAGGTCAGGGCCGCGCTCGCGCTCGCGCTCGCCGCATGCATGGTCGGCAGCGCGGCGCACGCGCAGGTCGCTGCGGGCGACACGTCGCAAAAGAAGATCGCGTTATCGAACAGCTTCGCCGGCAATGCCTGGCGGCAGTCGATGCTCAAGAGTTGGAACGCGATTGCCCAGCAAGCGGTGAGCGACAAGCAGATTGCCGCCGCGCCCGCGTTCACAACCGCGGAAAATCAGGTGACCGAACAGGCGCAGCAGGTGCAGAACCTGATACTGCAAGGCTATAACGCGATCGTGATCGACGCCGTATCGCCCACCGCGCTCAACGGTACGATCAAGAAGGCATGCGCGGCGGGCATCGTCGTCGTGTCGTTCGACGGCGTCGTCGACGAACCGTGCGCGTATCGCGTGAACTTCGATTTCAAGGGCTGGGCAGAGCAGGGCGTCGATTATCTGGCGAACCGGTTGAACGGCAAAGGCAACATTCTCGAAGTGCGGGGCGTGGCCGGCATTTCCGTCGACAACCTGATGCATGAGGGTGTGCTCGACGGACTCAAGAAACATCCCGGCCTCAAGCTCGTCGGCTCGGTGAACGGCGACTGGACGCAATCGGTCGCGCAAAAGGCCGTCGCGGGCATTCTCCCGACGCTGCCGCAAGTCGACGGCGTCGCGACCGAAGGCGAGATGTCGTTCGGCATCGCGCAGGCGTTCAAGGCGGCCAATCGTCCCACGCCGCCCATGATCATCGGCAGCACCTATCCGGAACTCGAATGGTGGAGCGAGCAGACGAAAACGGGTTACCAGTCGCGCTCGCTGTCGAACCCGCCGGGCGCGGTCTCGTTCGCGTTCTGGGTCGCGCAGCAGGTTCTCGCGGGCAAGCAGATCCCGAAGGACGTGACCATCAACGTACCGCTGCTCGCAATCTCGCAACAGGAGTTGCCGGCGAAGCTCGCCGCGACGCCGAAGGGCGCTATCGCCGACGTCACCTACACGTTGCCGCAGACCGTGGCCTTGCTCGACAAAAAGTAA
- a CDS encoding sugar ABC transporter ATP-binding protein, with protein sequence MGATSSNGQPGALIRFDGIGKTFGRVRALGDIDFAFMRGECVGIAGHNGAGKSTLMAVLAGVYAPTQGRIDVDGQPAPHYDANAARHAGVRCVFQELSLCANLTVAENMTIVHPQLRGAGWRRKATALMREKLDEIFPGNGLKGNELVSDLTLTQQQMVEIARGFTVTDAPVRLVILDEPTSSLDAHTADQLLAFVRRAAQSGITCVLITHMLGEIERVADRVVVMRDGGIVGVLPRDAVSHAAIIQAMGQQLEADKTPSAARVRDARGDERAFRWNVGAHKRTLIEASRGEIVGFAGLAGQGQTEALLSIYEAATRRGAGRVKAAFVAGDRGRDGVFPVWSIAQNLDVRWLFGGAKSKRGLVDRTAGRALVEAWRAKIGIRGAPMSASILSLSGGNQQKVLFARALASDAVLILMDDPTRGVDVGTKRDIYQLVHDEAQKGRTFIWYTTENDELSHCDRTYVFRSAAVTRVLTADECTEEALLAASFEEQAA encoded by the coding sequence ATGGGCGCAACATCAAGCAACGGTCAGCCGGGCGCGCTGATTCGCTTCGACGGCATCGGCAAGACCTTCGGCCGGGTACGCGCGCTGGGCGACATCGACTTCGCGTTCATGCGCGGAGAATGCGTCGGCATCGCGGGACATAACGGCGCGGGCAAATCCACGTTAATGGCGGTGCTGGCGGGCGTCTATGCGCCGACTCAGGGACGCATCGACGTGGACGGACAACCGGCGCCGCATTACGACGCCAACGCCGCGCGGCATGCGGGCGTGCGCTGCGTGTTCCAGGAGTTGTCGCTGTGCGCGAACCTGACGGTCGCCGAGAACATGACGATTGTGCATCCGCAATTGCGCGGGGCCGGATGGCGTCGCAAGGCAACCGCGTTGATGCGCGAGAAGCTCGACGAAATCTTTCCCGGCAATGGGCTGAAGGGCAATGAGCTGGTTTCCGATCTGACGCTCACGCAGCAACAGATGGTGGAAATCGCGCGCGGCTTCACAGTGACCGATGCGCCTGTGCGCCTCGTGATTCTCGACGAGCCGACGTCGTCGCTCGATGCGCATACGGCCGATCAGCTGCTCGCATTCGTGCGTCGCGCGGCGCAATCGGGAATCACGTGCGTGCTGATCACGCACATGCTGGGTGAAATCGAGCGCGTCGCAGATCGTGTGGTCGTGATGCGCGATGGCGGAATCGTCGGCGTGCTGCCGCGCGACGCGGTGAGCCACGCGGCGATCATCCAGGCGATGGGTCAGCAGCTCGAAGCGGACAAGACGCCTTCTGCCGCGCGCGTGCGCGACGCACGCGGCGACGAGCGCGCTTTCCGCTGGAATGTCGGCGCGCATAAGCGGACTTTGATCGAAGCGTCGCGCGGCGAGATCGTCGGCTTCGCGGGACTCGCAGGCCAAGGTCAGACGGAAGCGTTGCTGTCGATCTACGAGGCCGCGACGCGTCGCGGCGCAGGGCGCGTGAAAGCCGCTTTCGTCGCGGGCGATCGCGGCCGCGACGGCGTGTTTCCGGTCTGGTCGATCGCGCAGAACCTCGACGTGCGCTGGCTTTTCGGCGGAGCGAAGTCGAAGCGCGGTCTCGTCGATCGCACGGCCGGGCGCGCGCTCGTCGAAGCGTGGCGCGCGAAGATCGGCATACGCGGCGCGCCGATGAGCGCGAGCATCCTGTCGCTGTCCGGTGGCAATCAGCAGAAAGTGCTGTTCGCACGCGCGCTCGCGTCGGACGCCGTGCTGATCCTGATGGACGATCCCACTCGCGGCGTGGATGTCGGCACGAAGCGCGACATCTATCAGCTCGTCCACGACGAAGCGCAAAAGGGCCGCACCTTCATCTGGTACACGACCGAAAACGATGAGCTGTCGCATTGCGACCGCACCTATGTATTCCGCTCGGCCGCCGTCACGCGCGTGCTCACAGCCGACGAATGCACGGAAGAAGCACTGCTTGCAGCAAGCTTCGAGGAGCAGGCCGCATGA
- a CDS encoding ABC transporter permease: protein MQPAVMSYFGSSLLLNLAVPIVLATLAQLAIITVNDLDLSIGSFVSLVACIGATLLVKEPWLGVLALIGCVLAYAAVGALIELRQIPSIVVTLGLSFVWSGLAIVLLPSPGGTTPGWIGTAMNYQTPFIAAPIVWSVVVAIIGHVLLMRTSAGVRIRGAGGNPRAMRRFGWSLVRSKATLYGVAGIFGVLSGLSLLGLTTSADANLALRYTLLSIAAVILGGGEFIGGRVSVIGAVLGAITLTLAASFLAFLNISADWQVGMQGAILVVVLSLRVLLQRGERQ, encoded by the coding sequence ATGCAGCCCGCGGTGATGAGCTATTTCGGCTCCAGTCTGCTGCTCAATCTGGCGGTGCCGATCGTACTCGCGACGCTCGCGCAGCTCGCGATCATCACCGTGAACGACCTCGATCTGTCGATCGGTTCTTTCGTGAGTCTGGTGGCGTGCATCGGCGCGACGCTGCTGGTTAAAGAACCGTGGCTCGGTGTGCTCGCGCTGATCGGCTGCGTGCTCGCGTATGCAGCAGTCGGCGCGCTGATCGAGCTGCGGCAGATACCGTCGATCGTCGTCACGCTCGGTCTGTCGTTCGTGTGGAGCGGCCTTGCGATCGTGCTGCTGCCTTCGCCGGGCGGCACGACTCCCGGCTGGATCGGCACGGCGATGAACTATCAGACACCGTTCATCGCGGCGCCGATCGTGTGGTCGGTGGTGGTCGCGATCATCGGGCACGTGCTGTTGATGCGCACCTCGGCCGGCGTTCGCATCCGTGGCGCGGGCGGCAATCCGCGCGCGATGCGCCGCTTCGGCTGGTCGCTCGTGCGCAGTAAGGCGACGCTGTACGGAGTCGCGGGCATCTTCGGCGTGCTGTCGGGTCTGTCGCTGCTCGGCCTCACGACTTCCGCCGACGCGAATCTGGCGCTGCGCTACACGCTGCTGTCCATCGCGGCGGTGATACTCGGCGGCGGCGAATTCATCGGCGGGCGCGTGTCGGTGATCGGCGCGGTGCTCGGTGCAATCACACTGACGCTCGCGGCGTCGTTCCTCGCCTTCCTCAATATCTCGGCGGACTGGCAGGTCGGCATGCAAGGCGCGATCCTCGTCGTCGTGCTGTCGTTGCGCGTGCTGCTGCAACGCGGGGAGCGCCAATGA